A single Henriciella sp. AS95 DNA region contains:
- a CDS encoding vWA domain-containing protein → MMIRKTAIMTIAAAAATFGACAAKPAPAPDQTQPTLTGGNEVHSYILLDRTGSMSSIWDEALTSVNAYAAAVGEAEEGETDDLETSVTLAVFDAQDGLQYDVLRKDVQPDAWTQVTSDEVSPRGMTPLFDAIGRIVATAEADNPEKAVIVIMTDGAENSSREITKDGAKAALDRVEAKGWEVVFLGAEFAKFDDADAVGVSASKQMAIGQGSMQESMSRLAKKSRSYGKGEEAEIEFDADDRAVANEEDVKQRKGN, encoded by the coding sequence ATGATGATCCGCAAGACCGCAATAATGACCATCGCCGCTGCTGCCGCCACATTCGGCGCCTGCGCGGCCAAACCGGCGCCTGCGCCAGACCAGACCCAACCGACACTGACAGGGGGCAATGAAGTGCATTCCTACATCCTGCTTGACCGTACCGGCTCCATGTCCTCGATCTGGGACGAGGCGCTGACCTCCGTGAACGCATACGCCGCCGCCGTTGGCGAAGCTGAAGAAGGCGAGACTGACGATCTTGAAACCTCCGTGACGCTGGCTGTGTTCGATGCCCAGGACGGGTTGCAATACGACGTGCTGCGCAAGGATGTTCAGCCAGACGCCTGGACGCAGGTGACAAGCGATGAGGTCAGCCCGCGCGGCATGACGCCCTTGTTTGACGCCATCGGCCGCATCGTGGCGACCGCCGAAGCCGACAATCCGGAGAAGGCCGTCATCGTGATCATGACCGACGGCGCAGAGAATTCGTCGCGTGAGATCACCAAGGACGGCGCAAAGGCCGCGCTCGACCGGGTCGAGGCGAAAGGCTGGGAAGTTGTCTTCCTAGGCGCTGAATTCGCGAAGTTCGATGATGCCGACGCGGTCGGTGTGTCGGCCAGCAAGCAGATGGCGATCGGCCAGGGCTCGATGCAGGAGTCGATGTCGCGCCTCGCCAAGAAGTCACGCTCCTATGGCAAGGGCGAGGAGGCCGAGATCGAGTTCGACGCCGACGACCGCGCCGTCGCCAATGAAGAGGATGTGAAACAGCGCAAGGGCAACTGA
- a CDS encoding DUF6090 family protein, with protein MILQRLSQSIRKQDWFTVLIETLIVVLGVFLGIQLGNWNEARAGQRLGEEYVERLIVDLRADLHGAQNLAHYYAEVLEAVIETDRLLSLPDPDAKALVINAYRATEIALWPQSKATWEQIVSSSHLSLLPDRVDLEPLNLYFGYDQAYESYEVLENSDYRKVVRSIIPITVQMEIRAGCSDILDENGSVRGFVDPCVVDVPPDVFAATAERLKSDSRVIEALGFQFSELQSALNNLTGNVDYIEKSISTLSDIEAPE; from the coding sequence ATGATCCTCCAGCGCCTCTCCCAATCCATCCGCAAGCAGGACTGGTTCACGGTCCTCATCGAGACGCTGATTGTGGTGCTGGGTGTGTTTCTCGGTATCCAGCTCGGCAATTGGAACGAGGCCCGCGCGGGCCAGCGGCTGGGCGAGGAGTATGTGGAACGGCTGATTGTCGACCTGCGCGCTGATCTTCATGGCGCGCAGAACCTTGCTCACTATTACGCAGAAGTTCTCGAAGCCGTTATCGAGACCGACCGGCTGCTGTCGCTGCCCGATCCGGACGCCAAGGCCCTCGTCATCAATGCCTACCGCGCCACTGAAATCGCGCTATGGCCGCAGAGTAAGGCGACGTGGGAGCAGATCGTCTCATCCAGCCATCTCAGCCTGTTGCCTGACCGCGTCGACCTGGAGCCGCTGAACCTCTATTTCGGCTATGATCAGGCCTATGAGTCCTATGAGGTGCTCGAGAATTCAGACTATCGCAAGGTGGTGCGATCGATCATTCCAATCACCGTGCAAATGGAAATCCGTGCGGGCTGTAGCGACATCTTGGATGAGAACGGGAGTGTGAGGGGCTTCGTTGATCCATGCGTCGTCGACGTGCCGCCAGACGTCTTCGCCGCCACGGCTGAGCGCCTGAAATCGGACAGCCGGGTGATCGAAGCGCTCGGCTTCCAGTTTTCAGAGCTGCAGAGCGCCCTCAACAATCTCACAGGCAATGTCGACTACATCGAGAAGTCGATCAGCACTCTTTCTGACATCGAGGCTCCCGAATGA
- a CDS encoding metalloregulator ArsR/SmtB family transcription factor — protein MAIKVFSALGHPLRRQVMTLLRKGPMTSGDLAEAFDASWPTVSRHLNVLKDADLITAERKGTSILYRANTSVLEDAAAALLALTGRDNGDDDEMKEAAE, from the coding sequence ATGGCAATTAAGGTCTTCAGCGCACTGGGTCACCCGTTGAGGCGTCAGGTCATGACGCTTCTTCGCAAAGGCCCAATGACCTCGGGCGATCTCGCCGAGGCGTTCGATGCGAGCTGGCCGACGGTCAGCCGGCACCTCAACGTCTTGAAGGATGCCGACCTGATTACCGCCGAACGCAAAGGCACCAGCATTCTCTACCGGGCCAATACGAGCGTTCTGGAAGATGCAGCAGCCGCCCTTCTCGCCCTGACAGGACGGGACAATGGCGACGATGATGAAATGAAGGAAGCAGCAGAATGA
- a CDS encoding type 1 glutamine amidotransferase domain-containing protein has protein sequence MTNRAEGKTLAILAADGFEEVELTSPKEAIENAGGKTVIVSLEHGEIEANQHRKHGMKIAVDKTLDEVKADDFDALLIPGGLFNPDTLRTNQKALDFASAFFEQKKPVFSICHGPQVLISANLVNGRKVTGFKAIQQDLKNAGGIVSDEPVVVDKGLVTSRNPDDLGAFNDKIVEEICEGKHDGQRQSVAA, from the coding sequence ATGACCAATAGAGCAGAAGGAAAAACACTCGCAATCCTCGCCGCAGACGGCTTTGAGGAAGTCGAGCTGACCTCACCGAAAGAAGCCATCGAGAACGCTGGCGGCAAGACGGTGATCGTGTCGCTTGAGCATGGCGAGATCGAAGCCAATCAACACCGCAAGCACGGCATGAAGATCGCCGTCGACAAGACGCTGGATGAGGTGAAGGCCGACGATTTCGACGCTCTTCTCATCCCTGGCGGCCTGTTCAATCCGGACACGCTGCGCACCAATCAGAAGGCGCTTGATTTTGCGTCAGCCTTTTTTGAGCAGAAGAAGCCCGTCTTCTCCATCTGCCACGGCCCGCAAGTGCTGATTTCGGCCAATCTGGTGAATGGCCGCAAGGTCACCGGCTTCAAGGCGATCCAGCAGGATCTGAAGAATGCAGGCGGCATCGTTTCTGACGAACCAGTCGTTGTTGACAAAGGTCTTGTGACCTCACGCAACCCAGACGACCTTGGCGCGTTCAACGACAAGATCGTCGAAGAAATTTGCGAGGGCAAACACGATGGTCAACGACAATCGGTCGCCGCGTAG
- a CDS encoding MarR family transcriptional regulator: MFFLKDLPSLDMIERYADQHAAGKAREIERTLHTLRAASRLIRLLDAYFARHDFSQLRFLILMVIDRDTQRDRFTFSEIAAKTDVSKPVMSRTMRSLVESGLLVEETDPDDGRVRHYSISPLGQDKLASLLPEYFALLTSTAETEGIA, encoded by the coding sequence ATGTTCTTCCTGAAGGACCTGCCATCGCTGGACATGATCGAACGCTATGCCGATCAGCACGCCGCTGGAAAGGCAAGAGAGATCGAGCGTACGCTGCACACGCTACGCGCGGCCAGCCGGCTTATCCGGTTGCTCGACGCCTATTTTGCCCGGCATGATTTCTCGCAGCTGCGGTTCCTGATCCTGATGGTGATTGATCGCGACACCCAACGTGACCGCTTCACCTTCTCGGAAATCGCGGCAAAGACCGACGTCTCCAAACCGGTCATGTCGAGGACGATGCGCAGCCTTGTCGAGAGCGGCTTGCTGGTTGAAGAGACAGATCCCGACGATGGCCGGGTCCGCCACTATTCAATCAGCCCTCTGGGCCAGGACAAGCTCGCTTCCCTCCTACCGGAATACTTCGCCTTGCTAACCTCGACAGCCGAAACGGAGGGCATTGCATGA
- the typA gene encoding translational GTPase TypA — protein MTEPTALRNIAIIAHVDHGKTTLVDCLLKQSGTFRENEQTEDRMMDSNDLERERGITILAKTTSVVWGDTRINIVDTPGHADFGGEVERILHMVDGAIVLVDAAEGPMPQTKFVVSKALKVGLRPIVAVNKIDKSDSRPDYVINEVFDLFADLGADDEQLDFPILYGSAKNGWMSTDYDSPTDSMDALFDMVVKHVPEPAVEDGPFRMLATTISSDNFLGRILTGRITAGSIKPNQTVKVLSRDGELVEQGRVSKVLAFRGLEREPIDEGIAGDIVSLAGLTKANVADTFVDPSVSEPIEAQPIDPPTLSMTFRVNDSPLAGTEGKKVTSRLIWDRLVKEAEGNVALKVERSAEAEAFTVSGRGELQLAVLIETMRREGFELGVMRPQVVMQTDEATGEKLEPIEEVVIDVDDEHTGIIVQKLNERKADMTEMKPSGAGRTRLVFHAPTRGLIGYQGELLSDTRGTAIMNRVFLEYAPYKGAIKGRHTGVLVSMEQGEAVAFALWNLEDRGPMMIHPGDKVYQGMIIGEHNRDNDLEVNVMKGKKLTNVRASGTDEAVRLTPPLQMTLERALAYIADDELVEVTPENIRLRKVHLDPHERKRAAKAGAGA, from the coding sequence ATGACTGAGCCTACTGCGCTTCGCAATATCGCGATCATCGCCCACGTTGACCACGGCAAGACCACGCTGGTCGACTGCCTGCTGAAACAGTCTGGCACGTTCCGCGAGAACGAACAGACCGAAGACCGGATGATGGACTCCAATGATCTGGAGCGTGAGCGCGGCATCACCATTCTCGCCAAAACGACGTCTGTCGTCTGGGGCGATACGCGGATCAATATCGTCGACACGCCCGGACATGCCGACTTTGGCGGCGAGGTGGAGCGGATCCTTCACATGGTGGACGGCGCGATCGTGCTGGTGGACGCCGCTGAAGGCCCGATGCCGCAGACCAAATTCGTTGTGTCGAAAGCGCTGAAGGTTGGGCTCCGCCCGATCGTGGCCGTCAACAAGATCGACAAATCCGACAGCCGTCCGGACTATGTGATCAACGAGGTGTTCGACCTCTTTGCTGACCTCGGCGCCGATGACGAGCAGCTCGATTTCCCGATCCTCTACGGCTCGGCCAAGAATGGCTGGATGTCGACCGATTACGATTCCCCGACAGACAGCATGGACGCGCTCTTCGACATGGTCGTGAAACATGTGCCGGAGCCTGCCGTCGAGGACGGCCCGTTCCGCATGCTGGCGACCACGATCTCATCCGACAATTTCCTCGGTCGTATCCTGACCGGGCGGATCACCGCTGGGTCGATCAAGCCGAACCAGACTGTCAAAGTGCTGTCGCGCGACGGCGAGCTGGTCGAGCAGGGGCGCGTGTCGAAAGTGTTGGCTTTCCGCGGGCTTGAGCGCGAACCGATTGATGAGGGCATTGCCGGTGACATCGTTTCGCTGGCGGGCCTCACCAAGGCCAATGTGGCCGATACGTTCGTGGACCCGTCCGTCTCCGAACCCATCGAAGCGCAGCCGATTGACCCGCCAACCCTGTCGATGACCTTCCGCGTCAACGATTCCCCTCTCGCGGGAACCGAGGGCAAGAAGGTCACCTCACGGTTGATCTGGGATCGGCTGGTGAAAGAGGCTGAAGGCAATGTCGCGCTGAAGGTTGAACGTTCGGCGGAGGCAGAGGCCTTTACCGTGTCCGGCCGGGGCGAACTTCAGCTGGCGGTCCTGATCGAGACGATGCGGCGCGAAGGCTTTGAGCTGGGCGTGATGCGCCCGCAGGTCGTGATGCAGACCGATGAAGCGACCGGCGAGAAACTCGAGCCGATCGAGGAAGTCGTGATCGACGTGGATGATGAGCATACCGGTATCATCGTGCAGAAGCTCAATGAGCGCAAAGCCGATATGACGGAGATGAAGCCGTCCGGCGCGGGCCGCACGCGGCTCGTCTTCCATGCGCCGACGCGCGGCCTGATCGGCTATCAGGGCGAGCTTCTCTCGGACACGCGCGGCACGGCCATCATGAACCGCGTCTTCCTCGAATACGCGCCATACAAGGGGGCCATCAAAGGCCGTCACACCGGCGTGCTGGTCTCGATGGAGCAGGGCGAGGCGGTGGCTTTCGCGCTGTGGAACCTTGAAGATCGCGGCCCGATGATGATTCATCCCGGCGACAAGGTCTATCAGGGCATGATCATTGGCGAGCACAACCGCGACAACGACCTCGAAGTGAACGTGATGAAGGGCAAGAAGCTCACCAACGTCCGCGCCTCAGGCACGGATGAAGCGGTGCGCCTGACGCCGCCGCTGCAGATGACGCTGGAGCGGGCGCTGGCCTATATCGCTGACGATGAGCTGGTCGAAGTGACACCCGAAAACATCCGCCTGCGCAAGGTCCACCTCGACCCACATGAGCGCAAGCGGGCGGCCAAGGCGGGCGCGGGGGCTTAA
- a CDS encoding HAD family hydrolase: MKTRPITTIGFDADDTLWHNESVFRLTQAQIFDMLADHADPDTMEEKLLAAERRNLGLYGFGVKGFTLSMIETAIEVTSGKVPASTIKEILEAGRAMLSHPVETLPGVHDTLEAVAPDYSLILITKGDLFDQERKLAQSGLGDYFDGVEIVSNKTPDVYERIFGATEGGPEAAMMVGNSLKSDIIPAIEAGAWGVHVPHDLTWALERADPPEHADRFRAIKMIDELPDLLRGL; encoded by the coding sequence ATGAAAACCCGACCCATCACGACGATCGGCTTCGATGCAGACGATACGCTCTGGCACAATGAGAGCGTGTTCCGGCTGACCCAGGCGCAGATTTTCGACATGCTGGCCGATCATGCCGATCCCGATACGATGGAGGAGAAGCTGCTCGCGGCGGAGCGGCGCAATCTGGGCCTCTACGGGTTCGGGGTGAAGGGGTTTACCCTGTCGATGATCGAGACCGCCATCGAAGTGACGAGCGGCAAGGTTCCGGCGTCGACGATCAAGGAAATCCTTGAGGCAGGCCGCGCCATGCTGAGCCACCCGGTGGAGACATTGCCCGGCGTTCACGACACGCTGGAAGCCGTTGCCCCGGACTATTCGCTGATCCTGATTACCAAGGGCGACCTGTTCGACCAGGAACGAAAGCTCGCCCAGTCGGGGCTGGGCGATTATTTCGACGGCGTTGAAATCGTCTCGAACAAGACGCCGGATGTGTATGAGCGCATTTTCGGTGCGACGGAGGGCGGACCGGAGGCCGCGATGATGGTCGGCAATTCGCTGAAGTCAGATATTATTCCGGCGATCGAAGCGGGGGCCTGGGGCGTGCATGTCCCGCATGACCTGACCTGGGCGCTTGAGCGCGCCGACCCGCCGGAACACGCAGACCGGTTTCGGGCCATCAAGATGATTGACGAGCTGCCGGATCTGCTGCGCGGGCTCTAG
- a CDS encoding putative quinol monooxygenase yields the protein MSPFYLFAEISPKPEHFIEARDAVMSIVKPTREEPGCERFNLFENEAEHRLYLFEEWRDQSDLDAHYEKPYTAAVFSKYENWLLRAPAISKMQKRA from the coding sequence ATGTCCCCCTTCTATCTCTTTGCTGAAATCAGCCCGAAGCCAGAGCACTTCATCGAGGCCCGCGACGCGGTCATGTCCATCGTCAAACCGACCCGCGAGGAACCCGGCTGCGAACGCTTCAACCTTTTTGAAAACGAGGCCGAACACCGTCTCTACCTGTTTGAGGAATGGCGAGACCAGTCCGATCTCGATGCGCACTATGAAAAGCCATACACAGCAGCGGTCTTCAGCAAATACGAAAACTGGCTGCTGCGCGCCCCCGCCATCTCCAAGATGCAGAAGCGGGCCTGA
- a CDS encoding SMP-30/gluconolactonase/LRE family protein: MKFLAACVTLSLVTACAHTDEIPPTPEWTFSGESMFFPKDRSLTHAEDGVVLADGTLLVGDWDHGLVALSPDGAKRPFGDFAGAGFKTKPAPDWGSPNGISFEPDGRHVLVADITTGSIYRVDSQTEATKRLYDHPYGVNSVVRDSTGAVWFTQSTENPEGDGSEARMFAAVDGMGDGAVFRIAPDEVGKAEPIATPMVTGLDFANGIVADERRGRLYVNEISANRVLSFPADFANGTLGDQEVLATIVSPDNAELDEDGNLWIASPFGNEVVIINPDTGDVTPVFQPTPEASAVVKAEVLRRVEAGEPVLPLLSPDVWGPMPGLVTGVILSPDNGPVYISGLGDALVKLDR, encoded by the coding sequence ATGAAATTTCTCGCGGCCTGCGTGACTTTGAGCCTGGTGACGGCCTGTGCGCACACTGATGAAATCCCGCCCACACCCGAATGGACATTCTCAGGCGAGAGTATGTTCTTTCCCAAAGACCGATCTCTGACGCATGCAGAGGATGGTGTGGTGCTCGCTGATGGAACCTTGCTGGTCGGAGATTGGGACCACGGATTGGTGGCTCTTTCTCCAGACGGGGCGAAACGTCCCTTCGGCGATTTTGCCGGCGCCGGGTTCAAGACCAAGCCTGCACCTGATTGGGGAAGCCCCAACGGCATTTCGTTCGAACCTGACGGGCGGCATGTGCTGGTCGCGGACATTACGACGGGTTCGATTTATCGCGTCGATAGCCAAACCGAAGCCACGAAACGCCTTTATGATCATCCGTATGGAGTGAATTCCGTTGTCCGGGATTCAACGGGCGCGGTCTGGTTCACACAATCGACCGAAAATCCGGAAGGCGACGGCTCCGAAGCGCGCATGTTCGCGGCGGTCGACGGAATGGGTGACGGGGCGGTTTTTCGCATCGCGCCGGATGAAGTCGGCAAGGCTGAGCCCATCGCGACGCCCATGGTAACAGGTCTTGATTTCGCAAATGGGATCGTGGCGGATGAACGCCGGGGCCGTCTTTATGTCAATGAAATCTCGGCCAACCGTGTCCTGAGTTTCCCTGCCGATTTTGCCAATGGCACTCTCGGAGACCAAGAGGTTCTTGCGACGATTGTCTCCCCTGACAATGCCGAACTTGATGAAGACGGCAATCTGTGGATCGCCTCCCCTTTCGGCAATGAAGTGGTGATCATCAATCCAGATACCGGCGATGTTACGCCTGTTTTCCAGCCGACGCCCGAAGCCAGCGCTGTGGTCAAGGCGGAAGTCCTCCGCAGGGTCGAGGCAGGTGAACCCGTCCTGCCTCTGCTGAGCCCCGACGTCTGGGGCCCTATGCCCGGACTTGTGACCGGGGTCATCCTGTCGCCCGATAACGGTCCTGTATATATCTCAGGCCTGGGCGATGCGCTCGTCAAGCTGGATAGATAA
- a CDS encoding SdpI family protein: protein MIKTGLIWSAGAIALMLGTIYWAYGAMPDGQIPVHWGPSGEADGFAAKDEALLYLLFLPGSALLTSLLLAAAPMLDPFRDNLRRSRKAYIAIWAATMVLLTALNAGIAWMMVNAAGASESNEFVRFVMAGCGLLFIVIGNYLPKTRKTFFLGIRTPWTLTSDYTWEKTHRLVGPLYILAGLAGIVIAFTMKGLPMVIAFVGCVGAVSLFGVAYSWWVWRRASDRDEGADYVV, encoded by the coding sequence ATGATCAAGACAGGACTCATCTGGTCCGCAGGGGCCATCGCCTTGATGCTAGGCACGATTTACTGGGCGTACGGCGCCATGCCGGATGGCCAGATTCCGGTTCACTGGGGCCCATCGGGAGAGGCAGACGGCTTCGCCGCGAAGGACGAGGCCCTGCTCTATCTGCTCTTTCTCCCGGGCAGTGCGCTCCTGACAAGCCTGTTGCTCGCCGCCGCGCCAATGCTCGACCCGTTCAGGGACAATCTGAGACGCAGCCGCAAAGCCTACATCGCCATCTGGGCAGCAACCATGGTGCTGCTGACGGCCCTCAATGCGGGGATCGCCTGGATGATGGTCAATGCAGCCGGCGCTTCAGAGTCGAATGAATTTGTCCGCTTCGTCATGGCTGGATGTGGCCTGCTCTTCATTGTGATCGGCAACTACCTGCCCAAAACGCGCAAGACCTTCTTTCTCGGCATCCGCACGCCCTGGACGCTGACCAGCGACTATACGTGGGAAAAGACGCACCGCCTTGTCGGCCCGCTCTACATTCTGGCCGGTCTCGCGGGCATCGTGATCGCCTTCACGATGAAGGGACTGCCCATGGTCATCGCCTTTGTCGGCTGCGTGGGAGCCGTCAGCCTGTTCGGGGTCGCCTATTCCTGGTGGGTCTGGCGCCGCGCATCTGACCGCGATGAAGGTGCAGATTACGTGGTGTAA
- a CDS encoding PH domain-containing protein: MSYIEKHLHQGEHVIKEGEFHWLWHARAWAALLIFGWLIIGIIYWAYEMIRLNTTEFAITNRSILLKKGFISAHVTQLSLEAVEGAKLDQGIFGRIFGFGGLDIEGRGAGEVDFPTMAKPSEFLSALNHAQMEAEEAPIERLADEIEHHDDAA; this comes from the coding sequence ATGAGTTATATAGAGAAGCACCTGCACCAGGGCGAACACGTCATCAAGGAAGGCGAGTTCCACTGGCTATGGCATGCGCGGGCCTGGGCCGCCCTTCTCATTTTCGGCTGGCTGATCATCGGCATCATCTACTGGGCCTATGAGATGATCCGCCTCAACACGACCGAATTCGCGATCACCAACCGGTCGATCCTGCTCAAGAAGGGCTTTATCTCCGCCCACGTGACCCAGCTGTCACTGGAAGCGGTTGAAGGCGCCAAGCTCGACCAGGGCATTTTTGGCCGGATTTTCGGCTTTGGCGGGCTCGACATTGAAGGCCGCGGTGCCGGCGAAGTCGACTTTCCGACCATGGCCAAACCCAGCGAATTTCTAAGTGCTCTCAACCACGCGCAGATGGAGGCCGAAGAAGCCCCCATTGAGCGCCTCGCAGACGAGATAGAACATCATGACGACGCAGCCTGA
- a CDS encoding GlsB/YeaQ/YmgE family stress response membrane protein, with protein MDPVAILIWLVIGAIAGWLAGQVMRGAGFGLLGNIVVGIVGAVLGGVIFGALGITFGGILGSILGAFLGACILLFLISLVKRA; from the coding sequence ATGGATCCGGTTGCAATTCTCATCTGGCTCGTCATCGGTGCCATCGCTGGTTGGCTTGCCGGCCAGGTCATGCGCGGCGCAGGCTTCGGCCTTCTCGGCAACATTGTTGTCGGCATTGTCGGCGCTGTTCTCGGCGGCGTCATCTTCGGCGCGCTCGGCATCACATTCGGCGGCATACTCGGCAGTATCCTCGGCGCCTTCCTCGGTGCCTGTATCCTGCTCTTCCTGATCAGTCTTGTGAAACGCGCCTGA